Proteins from a single region of Candidatus Parcubacteria bacterium:
- a CDS encoding sulfite exporter TauE/SafE family protein (Derived by automated computational analysis using gene prediction method: Protein Homology.), with the protein MKKIFHLSGLHCASCELLIEDSIKENIKDAQVNVSYRRGTLKIAAPAINDNRVKKIVEQCGYQVLSDTKKPDVKKLRQKDWWQILAVFAGIALMIYFISFFKLTEFIPDLNQEISFTLAFFIGIVASLSTCLAIVGGLVISLSAGLKTDSNGKTSLRDRSRPQIYFQIGRIVGFFILGGLLGVIGKGLQYSPSVSGFLMILAAVIMLYVGLNILGLVPSITKLGVYLPKKWSRRILNINAGHNPAVITLLGALTFFLPCGFTQSMQLTAVASGNFWSGALIMAFFALGTSPILFSVGLGANYAQGDRFNLAKKIIAAIIIVFGFYSLNSGLILSGANFPVEPLKAFSGIKTALIQDEPVEDYQTVQLDINNGFVQKEFRIKKGVPVKFVVNAIRVNGCSDEVIIRRLNLTTGKLKNGDRAVLEFTPTKTGVIPFSCWMGMINGRFIVEE; encoded by the coding sequence ATGAAGAAAATATTTCATCTTTCTGGCCTTCATTGTGCCAGTTGTGAGCTTTTAATTGAGGATAGTATTAAAGAAAATATAAAGGATGCTCAGGTAAATGTCTCTTATCGCCGCGGTACTTTAAAGATTGCCGCTCCGGCAATTAATGACAATCGTGTAAAAAAGATTGTTGAACAGTGCGGCTATCAGGTTTTATCTGATACGAAAAAGCCTGATGTTAAAAAGTTAAGACAAAAAGACTGGTGGCAAATTCTCGCTGTTTTTGCCGGGATTGCCTTGATGATTTATTTTATTTCTTTTTTTAAACTCACTGAATTTATTCCTGATCTAAATCAAGAAATTAGTTTCACCCTCGCTTTTTTCATTGGTATCGTTGCGTCCCTGTCTACCTGTTTAGCAATTGTTGGCGGCCTGGTAATTAGCTTGTCCGCTGGCCTTAAAACTGATAGTAACGGCAAGACCTCTTTAAGAGATAGAAGCCGACCGCAAATTTATTTTCAAATTGGCCGAATAGTTGGTTTTTTTATTCTCGGCGGTTTGCTTGGCGTTATCGGTAAAGGGTTGCAATACTCGCCGTCTGTGTCTGGATTCTTAATGATTCTAGCGGCTGTAATTATGCTCTATGTCGGGTTAAATATTCTCGGCCTTGTTCCCAGTATTACCAAGCTTGGCGTTTATTTACCCAAAAAATGGAGCCGCAGAATTTTGAATATTAACGCCGGTCATAACCCCGCTGTAATCACTTTACTTGGAGCGTTAACTTTTTTCTTGCCTTGCGGTTTTACGCAGTCAATGCAATTAACGGCGGTGGCGTCTGGAAATTTTTGGTCCGGGGCCTTGATTATGGCTTTTTTTGCCCTCGGCACTAGCCCGATTTTATTTTCTGTGGGCCTCGGGGCGAACTACGCTCAAGGTGATCGCTTCAACTTAGCGAAAAAAATAATTGCCGCCATTATTATTGTTTTTGGATTCTACTCTTTAAATAGCGGCTTAATCTTGTCTGGGGCTAATTTTCCCGTTGAACCTTTAAAGGCGTTTTCAGGGATTAAAACGGCCCTGATTCAGGATGAGCCAGTCGAGGATTATCAAACTGTCCAGCTAGATATTAATAACGGCTTCGTACAGAAAGAATTTAGAATCAAAAAAGGTGTTCCGGTTAAATTTGTTGTTAACGCTATTCGCGTCAATGGCTGTAGTGATGAAGTTATTATTAGACGTCTAAATTTAACTACCGGAAAATTAAAAAATGGTGACCGCGCCGTCTTGGAATTCACACCTACTAAGACTGGAGTTATTCCTTTTTCTTGCTGGATGGGAATGATAAACGGTCGCTTTATTGTAGAAGAATAA